A region of Leishmania panamensis strain MHOM/PA/94/PSC-1 chromosome 33 sequence DNA encodes the following proteins:
- a CDS encoding hypothetical protein (TriTrypDB/GeneDB-style sysID: LpmP.33.1590) gives MRDVVTLFIEASVAKGEWKAALSALQLPRDSQSSSTSAGSLLAVETSSNLFRLSSTLSSKGEWIAALAVLRSAALPFAAQGCKPHSSAYLTARIQAYQHVLKACCSGSPVEVLDDASTITRATVSARGVDSSTEEMSFECVLALAKEAFCVSNSVPELFGRNETLCEEPAERDLAKPLVAPVGPTSVGSDAETACVEDLLRWCRAELPRRRSLTGVATFEQTEAAIQQLTELSAVAFRAISDIHTAVSHKPSRELENKATAHSDAGTSHTRAASDVQRAEGDLTKQLASNSRTTGAWATSLNFLRRIPAECVTGHLFTALLRHLLQHHRGSEVEQLVRTFVLPERSGGGSAQSPFPALTHTPPSRATSRALRADSVVIKTVAEVCHRLRCSDLAAALLLDTETRAAMTPSAAVPLVMTLRDAGAYSSVLLWWELLRKEESVLRYPLLRHAKLSSYVASCVLRSTTEETQQAASSSTAKETRASPAPRWTGEWHSALDVFRDAEAPAHDPALVLLFQLRLLRQAGQWKAAVQLFNAFCQAHPNVVDSEQPPPDLAGQKHHGRHNDRRRWRTRRETPYLAPGKERVSAMKSAWAVLTEERAEQWIPPSVLVHLRRQGQNVQS, from the coding sequence ATGCGCGATGTGGTCACCCTCTTTATCGAGGCAAGCGTAGCGAAGGGAGAGTGGAAGGCAGCCCTCAGTGCTCTACAGCTCCCCCGAGACAGTCAAAGCAGTagcaccagcgccggctCGCTGCTTGCAGTGGAGACGTCCTCGAACCTCTTCCGTCTCTCCAGCACCCTCTCCAGCAAAGGTGAGTGGATTGCGGCGCTcgcagtgctgcgcagcgccgcactgccATTTGCCGCGCAGGGATGCAAACCGCACTCGTCTGCGTATCTGACAGCGCGCATCCAGGCATACCAGCATGTCCTGAaggcctgctgcagcggcagcccaGTAGAAGTTCTAGACGACGCCTCAACAATCACACGAGCGACTGTGTCTGCGCGTGGTGTGGACTCGAGTACGGAAGAAATGTCCTTCGAGTGCGTCTTGGCACTGGCCAAGGAAGCGTTTTGTGTGTCCAACAGCGTGCCTGAGCTCTTCGGGCGGAACGAGACGCTGTGTGAAGAACCGGCGGAACGAGACTTGGCGAAGCCGCTCGTTGCCCCTGTAGGACCCACCTCTGTGGGTTCAGATGCTGAAACGGCATGTGTCGAGGACTTGTTGCGATGGTGCCGCGCTGAGCTTCCCCGGCGCCGCTCCCTCACTGGCGTAGCAACATTCGAGCAAACAGAAGCCGCCATACAGCAGCTAACGGAGCTTTCTGCCGTGGCTTTTCGCGCCATCTCAGACATACACACGGCCGTATCACACAAACCATCAAGAGAGCTTGAAAACAAAGCAACCGCACACTCTGACGCCGGTACATCACATACACGAGCCGCCTCGGATGTGCAGCGTGCAGAGGGGGACCTCACAAAGCAACTGGCCAGCAACAGTCGAACCACGGGTGCCTGGGCAACCTCGCTCAACTTTCTGCGGCGAATTCCGGCGGAATGCGTCACCGGGCACCTCTTCACCGCCCTTCTgcggcatctcctccagcatCACCGAGGAAGCGAGGTAGAACAGCTGGTGCGGACCTTCGTATTACCTGAAaggagtggcggcggcagcgcgcaaAGCCCCTTTCCAGCCctgacacacacgccacccTCACGTGCCACGTCGAGGGCGCTACGGGCAGACAGTGTCGTGATAAAGActgtggcggaggtgtgtCACCGGCTTAGATGCAGTGACTTGGCGGCTGCACTTCTTCTCGATACAGAGACACGCGCTGCGATGACGCCGTCGGCAGCTGTGCCATTGGTGATGACGCTGCGTGACGCCGGCGCGTACtcgtcggtgctgctctgGTGGGAGCTTCTGCGGAAGGAAGAGTCGGTCCTACGCTATCCACTTCTGCGGCACGCGAAGCTCAGCAGCTATGTGGCTTCGTGTgtcttgcgcagcaccaccgaaGAGACACAGCAagcggcctcctcctccacagcgaaagagacgCGTGCCAGCCCCGCCCCTCGCTGGACTGGAGAGTGGCACAGTGCGCTGGACGTGTTTCGCGACGCGGAGGCACCAGCACACGATCCTGCCCTCGTCCTACTTtttcagctgcgcctgcttcGGCAGGCTGGGCAGTGGAAAGCGGCTGTGCAGCTTTTCAACGCCTTCTGCCAGGCACATCCCAACGTGGTGGACTCCGAGCAGCCTCCCCCCGATCTCGCTGGCCAGAAGCACCATGGCCGACACAACGaccggcgtcgctggcgcaccCGCCGTGAGACCCCCTATCTAGCTCCAGGTAAGGAACGCGTTAGTGCCATGAAGAGCGCATGGGCTGTCCTGACAGAAGAGCGCGCGGAGCAGTGGATACCACCATCCGTGCTTGTCCACCTGCGCAGACAGGGACAAAATGTGCAGTCATGA
- a CDS encoding hypothetical protein (TriTrypDB/GeneDB-style sysID: LpmP.33.1600) — protein sequence MTDFADIQKMGRPRKMKEIAGRLNLNIPYYSSNYVEIFYAVTMPLLLLYNKPFFIVTFLTIVVIHSIRMHKKKTHTYGDSVVVLGRPISYRNLGHLLVFALVMLLFFNGLRTLMWVLLLNFCIIVPHALIRKPTYFDDEDLEKCRPKMAQYAICLIILVLAYLEGDTSHDEEAENRRAVERERKRMAQVLAKRESTG from the coding sequence ATGACGGACTTCGCTGACATTCAAAAGATGGGGCGGCCACGCAAGATGAAGGAGATTGCCGGGCGGCTCAACCTGAACATCCCGTACTACTCCTCCAACTACGTTGAAATCTTCTACGCTGTCACGAtgccgctccttctcctgtaCAACAAGCCCTTCTTCATTGTAACCTTTCTAACCATAGTGGTAATCCACTCCATCCGAATgcacaagaagaagacgcacacgtacgGCGATAGCGTGGTGGTGTTGGGCCGACCGATCAGCTACCGAAACCTGGGCCACCTCCTCGTGTTCGCCTTGGTgatgctgctcttcttcaacGGATTGCGCACCCTGATGTGGGTTCTCCTGCTGAACTTCTGCATCATTGTTCCACATGCACTGATACGCAAGCCCACGTACTTTGATGACGAGGACCTCGAGAAGTGCCGGCCAAAGATGGCACAGTATGCGATCTGTCTGATTATTCTGGTGCTAGCCTACTTGGAGGGTGATACGTCCCACGACGAGGAAGCAGAAAACCGGCGAGCCGTAGAGCGGGAACGAAAGCGAATGGCACAGGTACTGGCGAAGCGCGAGTCAACGGGCTAA
- a CDS encoding hypothetical protein (TriTrypDB/GeneDB-style sysID: LpmP.33.1610), with translation MIGKISFVEGLAVGPGADGSTEAPAAHSAALAYPGSDEPLPSYASIIFSGSSTAVKVQQLYHVSRQHVMRNFTTLRPWSEFFDTTFFHSPSGVTDTVNRLNRNLPYFYANYLVLSFICSSYILLINLPFAVYTVMMVAWYMFIRNRSAIVAALAAQGASEEEQMVYIANRPFTVSQLYLMLVVFGVVGFYLTGGSSVIFWLSLTSLGVSVGHASMRRPPIQDSAFDFV, from the coding sequence ATGATAGGTAAGATTTCTTTTGTGGAGGGCTTGGCTGTCGGTCCCGGCGCGGACGGGTCGACTGAAGCACCCGCGGCTCACAGCGCTGCTCTTGCGTATCCCGGGAGCGACGAGCCATTGCCCAGCTATGCCTCCATCATTTTCTCGGgcagctccaccgctgtcaaggtgcagcagctgtaccaCGTGAGTCGCCAACACGTGATGCGCAACTTCACGACCCTCCGTCCATGGTCGGAGTTCTTCGACACCACGTTCTTCCACTCACCATCCGGAGTGACAGACACCGTGAACCGTCTGAACCGCAACCTCCCCTACTTTTACGCAAACTACTTGGTGCTGTCATTTATCTGCTCCTCCTATATCCTTCTCATCAACCTGCCATTTGCAGTGTACACCGTGATGATGGTGGCATGGTACATGTTCATCCGAAACCGCTCTGCCATAGTGGCCGCTCTCGCCGCCCAAGGTGCCTCTGAAGAAGAGCAGATGGTGTACATCGCAAACCGCCCTTTCACTGTATCGCAGCTGTACCTGATGCTCGTCGTGTTCGGTGTTGTCGGCTTCTACCTCACCGGTGGCAGCTCCGTCATCTTCTGGTTATCGTTGACATCGCTTGGTGTGTCAGTCGGCCATGCATCGATGCGTCGTCCCCCCATCCAAGACTCCGCCTTCGACTTTGTGTAA
- a CDS encoding elongation factor 1-gamma, putative (TriTrypDB/GeneDB-style sysID: LpmP.33.1620): MHLLYQKRPDNAPAQKILAAAAYAGVAITAEPCDENKASADPDFLNYCDPCGEYPVLELEDSSGVCVFGANAILRYVARMQDEGSVHPYGRTPFEASQVDMWIDFSSTEIDAANMPYIRMAYEKDTSDVPADALDKVKAVLAGLEEVLSVRTFLVGERLSIADVAVAFSIQWVYRCNRKHGHTLAKEYRAVYRHYNTVMRHPKILAVMRREGAALGPLRN, from the coding sequence ATGCACCTGCTCTACCAAAAGAGGCCCGACAACGCGCCAGCGCAGAAAATtctcgcagcagccgcgtaCGCGGGAGTGGCGATTACCGCTGAGCCATGTGACGAAAACAAGGCTAGCGCCGATCCTGACTTCCTCAACTACTGCGACCCATGTGGCGAGTACCCTGTGCTCGAGCTCGAAGACAGCTCTGGTGTCTGCGTGTTTGGCGCCAATGCGATCCTGCGCTATGTGGCGCGCATGCAAGATGAGGGGTCGGTGCACCCCTACGGTCGCACACCGTTTGAGGCGAGTCAGGTGGACATGTGGATCGACTTTTCTAGCACGGAGATCGACGCGGCAAACATGCCGTACATCCGTATGGCGTACGAGAAGGACACCAGTGACGTCCCGGCGGACGCCCTGGACAAGGTGAAGGCTGTGTTGGCTGGACTGGAAGAAGTGCTGAGCGTGCGCACCTTTCTCGTTGGCGAGCGCCTGTCCATTGCCGATGTGgccgtcgccttctccatcCAGTGGGTGTACCGCTGCAACCGCAAGCATGGCCACACCCTCGCCAAGGAGTACCGTGCCGTGTACCGTCACTACAACACAGTGATGCGCCACCCCAAGATTCTCGCCGTGATGCGCCGGGAGGGCGCAGCACTCGGGCCTTTGCGCAACTAG
- a CDS encoding hypothetical protein (TriTrypDB/GeneDB-style sysID: LpmP.33.1630): MKTDKLVSEAVQTFREAQNLLPTLYTHLFALENIMKQKAALVGAARRREQCFAKALHASHFLCMDADTEERTPLEAITASPSCEHTTSPVMTSPLGVLAAFSAATVHHLVAQHQRDVEELLGVVSRITQQTWSQKVEQLQSKIARLERGDEVDKALGHPPSTSGTAAASSRPASSSYFATASELSVALYGFAACLLKMGSVLQETMLALRKDAGLSLMTHSAPGTSALLMSTTTDMASHLATILAREGRKGEILSLLPMDPSHWEPLKEATSTSRLFDRGIGVAVAPLQPVRLEDAVGQLGSFLEARWKSCCDSYLLPESHLLLALV, translated from the coding sequence ATGAAGACGGACAAATTGGTGTCTGAAGCAGTTCAGACGTTCCGAGAGGCACAGAACCTACTGCCCACCCTCTATACCCATCTCTTCGCACTGGAGAACATCATGAAGCAGAAAGCCGCACTGGTCGGAGCTGCGCGTCGGCGTGAGCAGTGCTTTGCGAAGGCCCTGCACGCATCGCATTTCCTTTGCATGGATGCGGACACAGAAGAGCGTACACCTCTGGAGGCTATAACGGCAAGCCCCAGTTGCGAGCACACCACCTCTCCAGTGATGACTTCCCCACTGGGGGTCCTGGCGGCGTTTTCGGCTGCCACGGTCCACCACCTTGTTGCTCAGCACCAGCGAGATGTGGAGGAGCTCCTCGGGGTCGTTTCGCGCATCACACAGCAGACTTGGTCGCAGAAGGTAGAGCAGCTCCAATCCAAGATTGCGCGGCTCGAAAGGGGAGACGAAGTTGACAAGGCACTTGGGCATCCTCCGTCAACgagcggcactgcagccgctTCGTCAAGGCCTGCTTCATCCTCGTACTTTGCTACCGCCTCAGAGCTCTCCGTCGCGCTCTACGGCTTTGCAGCCTGCCTGCTGAAGATGGGGAGTGTGTTGCAGGAAACGATGCTGGCACTCCGCAAGGATGCTGGGCTGTCTCTCATGACGCACTCCGCTCCTGGTACATCCGCTCTGTTGatgtccaccaccaccgacatGGCGAGTCACCTTGCCACCATCCTGGCTCGCGAAGGCAGGAAGGGTGAAATTCTGTCATTGCTACCGATGGATCCCTCTCACTGGGAACCCCTGAAGGAGGCCACGTCAACCTCAAGACTCTTCGACCGGGGAATAGGCGTCGCGGTGGCGCCTCTGCAGCCAGTGCGGCTCGAGGATGCAGTGGGACAGCTCGGGTCCTTCTTGGAGGCACGCTGGAAGAGTTGCTGCGACAGCTACCTTCTTCCCGAATCGCACCTGCTACTCGCCCTTGTTTAG
- a CDS encoding hypothetical protein (TriTrypDB/GeneDB-style sysID: LpmP.33.1640), producing the protein MESEQTTTLLVYFTLALFNFASSIIQGVAGIGDAILIQVLWLLACNLSDDFSRTPLGDSPVRAVALIMYVRLLFMSPLVVYLGLNDSVFSKQMTIMMAVPSTIFAMVGVILYTWLDTGTLKKILGFTCFLFALVYIGIMIYRVWRKKRQVEELKSRNVKLVVEADALAEEAQLSRKTSIVNLHASIVQNVPNNSIFAMRPPAPPVHGALNVSALSMTLPLNSSMLQDSAMAIPSNTIIAEGVTAPGIDARTGLPADTTEAFVSTIGGEVFVGSETQAPRVNEENVPRLTPSKISPLRTMTFTRVRINRNIDANGKIKMSAKVGATVAASLAGMMASLTGVNAPPQIIFILIFDAPNYIVRVNFSAQSIPSNIVRFIMAVWNGSFTSAMVPLMIVVVIFGFAGVFVGNRVGRLLGPQSFNVFVLCLLLLCSLAMMDKWQNFLIICTILTGIITISCAYLENKHNKPLIEKQRLSELEVEKRLYDCLEELQRSHNSFVQPMHSVSTFTALVPFQRTNYPKSMRRGANFDNDDEGIGDEREKDATASSAAVATHAELGSVKERKSISSYHLLEQHRSTAPPPAVAVANGGEEVSPAAPAAAHPRSPSDKADESTVPAGRRSSGYRSPSSDSSDKECNYLPSWSRDILQNDQSALSDPDPSLPECQPPSLRSMNSSV; encoded by the coding sequence ATGGAGAGCGAGCAGACGACCACGCTCCTCGTGTACTTCACCCTGGCGCTGTTCAACTTCGCTTCCAGTATCATTCAGGGTGTCGCAGGTATCGGTGATGCCATTCTGATTCAGGTCCTGTGGCTTCTCGCGTGCAATCTCTCTGATGATTTCAGCAGAACCCCGCTTGGCGACTCACCGGTGCGCGCCGTGGCGCTCATCATGTACGTGCGGCTGCTCTTTATGTCTCCGCTGGTGGTCTATCTCGGCCTTAACGACAGCGTTTTCTCCAAGCAGATGACGATCATGATGGCTGTACCGAGCACCATCTTTGCAATGGTCGGCGTCATCCTGTACACTTGGCTCGATACCGGCACCCTAAAGAAGATCCTCGGTTTCACTTGCTTCTTATTCGCCCTCGTGTACATTGGCATCATGATCTACCGCGTCTGGCGGAAAAAGAGgcaggtggaggagttgAAATCGCGAAATGTCAAGCTGGTGGTGGAGGCCGACGCCCTGgcagaggaagcgcagctgaGCCGCAAAACGAGTATCGTGAACCTCCACGCCAGCATTGTGCAGAATGTGCCAAACAACAGCATTTTTGCCATGCGCCCCCCTGCCCCTCCCGTCCATGGCGCTCTTAACGTTAGTGCTCTGAGCATGACCTTGCCGCTGAATTCGAGCATGCTGCAGGACTCGGCCATGGCGATACCGAGTAATACGATTATCGCCGAGGGTGTCACAGCCCCAGGGATTGATGCGCGGACTGGCCTGCCAGCTGATACGACTGAGGCTTTCGTCAGTACCATCGGCGGCGAGGTGTTCGTGGGATCCGAGACGCAGGCGCCTCGCGTAAACGAGGAGAATGTGCCGCGACTGACGCCGTCGAAGATCTCACCACTGCGTACCATGACGTTCACTCGTGTCCGCATTAACCGCAACATCGATGCAAACGGGAAGATCAAGATGAGCGCAAAAGTTGGTGCGACTGTGGCGGCGTCGCTTGCGGGTATGATGGCGTCCCTCACCGGCGTGAATGCCCCGCCGCAGATCATCTTCATCCTGATCTTTGATGCCCCGAACTACATTGTACGCGTCAACTTTAGCGCCCAGTCCATCCCCAGTAACATCGTCCGGTTCATCATGGCCGTCTGGAACGGCTCCTTCACCTCAGCCATGGTTCCGCTGATGATCGTCGTGGTCATCTTTGGCTTCGCCGGCGTGTTTGTGGGCAATCGCGTCGGTCGCCTCCTCGGCCCGCAGAGCTTCAACGTGTTCGTGCTGTGcctgcttcttctctgctcaCTGGCCATGATGGACAAGTGGCAGAATTTCCTCATCATCTGCACAATCTTGACTGGCATCATCACTATTTCATGCGCCTACCTTGAGAACAAGCACAACAAGCCCCTCATTGAAAAGCAACGGCTGTCGGAGCTcgaggtggagaagcggcTGTACGACTGCCTGGAGGAgctccagcgcagccacaACAGCTTTGTGCAACCTATGCACTCGGTATCGACCTTCACTGCACTGGTACCCTTCCAGCGCACGAATTATCCGAAGTCGATGCGGAGAGGCGCGAACTTCGACAATGACGATGAGGGTATCGGGGATGAGCGCGAGAAGGACGCCACAGCATCCTCAGCGGCCGTCGCGACTCATGCTGAGCTGGGCTCGGtcaaggaaagaaagagcatCTCTTCCTACCATttgctcgagcagcaccgcagcactgccccACCGCCTGCAGTAGCAGTCGCAAATGGGGGTGAAGAAGTGTCCCCAGCCGCTCCAGCGGCCGCCCATCCGCGCAGCCCCTCAGACAAAGCAGACGAGAGCACCGTTCCGGCGGGCCGTCGCAGCTCCGGCTACCGCTCACCTAGCAGTGACAGTAGTGACAAGGAGTGCAACTACCTCCCTAGCTGGAGTAGAGATATACTGCAGAATGATCAATCCGCTCTGAGCGACCCTGATCCCTCTCTCCCAGAGTGCCAGCCGCcctcgctgcgcagcatGAACAGCAGCGTGTAG